In the genome of Bacillus sp. S3, one region contains:
- the hutU gene encoding urocanate hydratase, whose product MFQTIQSPIGKEISCKNWETEALLRLFLNSLDPRVAENSDELIVYGGRGKAARNRQAMEAIIRELKQLDENHTLLIQSGKPVATFRTFPFSPRVISSTAMVVPNWANDEYFTMLEKKGLTMYGQATAASWAYIGVQGVLQATFETMSEIANRYYNGSLKGKLVLTSGLGGMGSAQPLSVTMNGGVCIVVEVDEGKINKRLVNNYCDVKVHSLDEALKLAKEAIGAERALAIALHGNAADIFCEMVNKGVTPDIVTDQTAVHDLLNGYIPSGLTLEQAFFLRGKRPEKYLKMAEETLVAHVEAMCKLQDRGAIVFDYGNNIRGQAYKAGYDHAFSFPGFISEYLRPLYCEGRGPCRWIALSGNPGDIYKLDEAILSTFRSDERVCRWIKFVQERIYFYGLPARTCWLDYNERSQIGELINDMVAKGELSAPIAITRDHSEGSTMAAPTRETEGMPDGSDAVADWPILNGLLNAVSGATMVSIQHGGGVGIGNSIHSGMTAVADGSLASLKKLKNLLTIDPGLNIIRHADAGYIKANNRARELGLKRPL is encoded by the coding sequence ATGTTTCAAACAATCCAATCACCAATAGGCAAGGAAATTTCCTGCAAAAATTGGGAAACAGAAGCATTATTGCGGCTATTCCTTAATAGCCTTGATCCCCGTGTGGCTGAAAACAGTGATGAATTGATTGTTTACGGCGGCAGGGGAAAAGCCGCCAGAAACAGGCAGGCGATGGAAGCGATCATCCGTGAGTTAAAACAGTTGGATGAAAACCATACATTATTGATTCAATCCGGAAAGCCAGTTGCGACTTTCCGGACTTTTCCGTTTTCCCCACGGGTCATCTCTTCTACTGCAATGGTTGTACCAAATTGGGCAAATGACGAATACTTCACCATGCTGGAAAAAAAGGGCTTAACGATGTATGGACAAGCGACAGCTGCGTCCTGGGCATACATTGGTGTCCAAGGTGTACTGCAAGCAACATTTGAAACGATGAGTGAAATCGCAAACCGGTATTACAATGGATCTTTAAAAGGGAAACTGGTTTTGACCTCCGGGCTTGGAGGAATGGGTTCCGCCCAGCCCTTATCCGTAACCATGAATGGCGGAGTCTGTATCGTCGTAGAAGTTGATGAAGGAAAGATAAATAAGCGGCTGGTTAATAATTATTGCGATGTGAAAGTTCATTCACTTGATGAGGCTTTAAAGTTAGCGAAGGAAGCAATAGGGGCGGAAAGGGCACTTGCCATTGCATTGCATGGCAATGCAGCAGATATATTCTGCGAGATGGTCAATAAGGGTGTGACACCGGATATCGTGACCGATCAGACAGCTGTTCATGATTTATTAAATGGCTATATTCCTAGTGGATTAACCTTAGAGCAAGCGTTCTTCCTAAGGGGGAAAAGGCCGGAAAAATATCTGAAAATGGCGGAAGAAACCCTTGTTGCCCATGTGGAAGCCATGTGCAAGCTACAGGACAGAGGGGCAATCGTTTTTGACTATGGAAATAATATTCGGGGTCAAGCATATAAAGCAGGGTACGATCATGCCTTTTCATTCCCTGGCTTTATTTCTGAATATTTACGTCCCCTCTACTGTGAAGGGAGAGGACCATGCCGCTGGATTGCTCTCTCCGGAAACCCAGGGGATATATACAAATTGGATGAAGCGATTTTATCGACCTTTCGAAGCGACGAAAGGGTTTGCCGCTGGATTAAATTTGTTCAAGAAAGAATCTATTTCTATGGATTGCCGGCACGTACTTGCTGGTTGGATTACAATGAACGGAGTCAGATTGGTGAATTAATCAATGATATGGTAGCAAAAGGTGAGCTATCGGCCCCTATTGCAATTACTCGGGATCATTCAGAAGGCAGTACCATGGCTGCTCCAACCAGAGAAACAGAAGGAATGCCGGATGGGAGCGATGCCGTTGCAGATTGGCCGATTCTAAATGGATTGTTAAATGCTGTTTCCGGGGCAACGATGGTCAGCATTCAACATGGCGGCGGGGTAGGGATTGGGAACTCCATTCATTCCGGTATGACGGCAGTAGCGGATGGAAGCTTAGCTTCGTTAAAGAAATTAAAGAATTTACTCACTATTGATCCCGGTTTAAATATCATAAGACACGCAGATGCCGGCTACATAAAAGCCAACAACAGAGCGCGGGAGCTGGGCTTAAAAAGGCCTTTATAG
- a CDS encoding ABC transporter ATP-binding protein has product MLNPKVQIDNVTKIYSGNRKHSQVLAVDHVSLNIMTNEFITILGPSGCGKSTLLRIVAGLEEQSSGQVYLDGHEVNGPSSNRGMVFQAYSLFPWLTVEENIQFGLKNKGMNAAERKEIVKDYIELVRLTGFEKHYPKQLSGGMQQRVAIARALANDPEILLLDEPFGALDNQTRTLMQELLLEIWEKSNKTILFITHDVEESIFLANRVIVMTSRPGRIKADIPIELEHPRPYSIKMAPRFLEYKEQLTELIREESLKAMMEVK; this is encoded by the coding sequence ATGCTGAATCCGAAGGTACAAATTGATAATGTCACAAAAATATACTCAGGTAATAGGAAGCATTCTCAAGTGCTGGCAGTAGATCATGTCAGCCTGAACATTATGACCAATGAGTTTATTACCATCCTTGGTCCATCTGGATGTGGAAAATCTACGCTGCTGCGGATTGTGGCGGGACTTGAGGAACAGTCATCGGGTCAGGTGTACCTTGATGGTCACGAGGTTAACGGGCCATCTTCCAATAGGGGCATGGTTTTTCAGGCGTATTCCTTGTTTCCATGGCTGACGGTGGAAGAAAATATACAATTTGGATTGAAAAATAAAGGAATGAATGCTGCCGAGCGTAAAGAAATTGTTAAGGATTATATTGAATTAGTCAGGTTGACAGGATTTGAAAAACATTATCCTAAGCAGCTATCAGGAGGAATGCAGCAGCGCGTTGCCATCGCAAGAGCTTTGGCGAATGACCCGGAAATTCTGCTGCTTGACGAACCATTTGGAGCGCTTGACAATCAGACGCGGACACTCATGCAAGAGCTTTTGCTGGAAATTTGGGAGAAGTCGAACAAAACCATTTTATTTATTACACATGATGTCGAGGAATCGATTTTTCTTGCCAATAGAGTCATAGTGATGACCTCAAGGCCCGGCAGAATTAAAGCGGATATTCCAATCGAGCTTGAGCATCCTCGTCCCTATAGTATTAAAATGGCGCCTCGCTTTCTTGAGTATAAAGAGCAGCTGACTGAATTGATCCGTGAGGAAAGCTTGAAGGCCATGATGGAAGTGAAATAG
- the hisC gene encoding histidinol-phosphate transaminase, with the protein MSQDLWRRSGRKLKPYIPGKAIEEVKRELGLDEIIRLASNENPFGPSPKAVQAMQLALQESQLYPEPTGRELREKLAGIYQLAPEQFLVANGGDNVITLIGTAYINPGDEVIYCTPTFPAYRTITLLMEGIPIEIPVTEDYTYDLDGILASINENTKLIFICNPNNPTGTIVEEDKLEAFLKQIPSHVIVVLDEAYVEFINREGYRTGIDFVKEGYPVIFIRTFSKLYGLAGTRIGYVAGNEEYIEAIRAVREPFAANRMAQAGAIAALDDIEYKQKSLQENKREAEMLIKELSALGFSVTETHANFLFVDVKEDGMKLSDALMREGILIRPCAAWGLHTYVRITIGTAEQNKRLVNSLRKIGQKLPTS; encoded by the coding sequence TTGTCTCAAGACCTATGGCGTAGAAGCGGAAGAAAGTTAAAGCCATATATACCCGGAAAAGCGATAGAAGAGGTAAAACGGGAATTGGGATTAGATGAAATCATTCGACTGGCTTCGAATGAAAATCCGTTTGGCCCGTCACCAAAAGCAGTGCAGGCTATGCAATTGGCCTTGCAGGAAAGCCAGTTATATCCTGAGCCAACAGGCAGGGAGCTTAGAGAAAAATTAGCGGGAATTTATCAACTCGCCCCCGAGCAATTTCTAGTGGCAAATGGCGGGGATAATGTTATTACCTTAATTGGAACGGCTTATATTAATCCAGGTGATGAGGTTATCTATTGCACCCCTACGTTTCCTGCATATAGAACGATAACCCTGCTCATGGAAGGGATTCCTATAGAGATCCCTGTGACTGAGGATTATACCTATGATCTTGACGGAATTCTCGCATCCATAAATGAAAATACCAAATTAATTTTTATCTGTAATCCTAATAATCCGACTGGAACCATTGTAGAAGAAGACAAACTCGAGGCATTTCTGAAGCAAATACCATCACATGTGATCGTCGTGCTTGATGAAGCATATGTTGAATTTATTAACCGGGAAGGATACCGTACAGGAATTGATTTTGTCAAGGAAGGGTATCCGGTTATCTTTATACGTACATTCTCAAAATTGTACGGGTTAGCCGGAACGAGAATTGGCTACGTAGCTGGGAATGAAGAGTATATCGAGGCCATACGGGCAGTAAGAGAACCATTTGCCGCCAATCGAATGGCACAAGCAGGGGCAATTGCGGCTTTAGACGATATAGAATATAAACAGAAAAGTTTACAAGAAAATAAGCGAGAGGCGGAAATGCTGATCAAGGAACTGAGCGCTTTAGGGTTTAGCGTGACCGAAACACACGCAAATTTTCTGTTTGTCGATGTAAAAGAAGATGGAATGAAGCTATCGGATGCGCTCATGCGGGAAGGAATCCTTATTCGACCATGCGCAGCGTGGGGATTGCACACATATGTCCGTATTACCATTGGGACTGCGGAGCAGAATAAACGTCTAGTAAACTCGTTACGGAAAATCGGCCAGAAACTGCCCACATCATAA
- a CDS encoding ABC transporter permease, which produces MEKVAKNEELGNQVPILPFQNERKGTPRRRKWLQPQESIPHTLYIWVSISSIVILFVIWSLLTYTGIVDPLFLPTPTQIIQSGITLFTEFGFINDIGITIYRVLAGFLIAVIIGLPLGILMGTFKVVEAFFEPVISSVRYMPASAFIPLFILWIGVGEMEKITIIFVGTFFSLVLMTAVEVSNVRRELLEAAYTLGTSTFGVLRSVILPAAIPGIMETIRLILGWAWSYIIVAELVASASGIGSLILESQRMLKTGNIIFGILTIGALGLLSDLILKVSIRKLFPWNYGR; this is translated from the coding sequence ATGGAAAAGGTGGCTAAAAATGAGGAGCTAGGTAATCAGGTGCCTATACTGCCCTTTCAAAACGAACGAAAGGGAACACCTAGAAGAAGAAAGTGGCTTCAGCCGCAGGAAAGCATACCACATACATTATATATTTGGGTCAGCATATCAAGTATCGTCATCTTATTTGTCATCTGGTCCTTGTTAACGTATACCGGCATAGTAGATCCACTTTTTCTGCCGACTCCAACCCAGATTATCCAATCTGGCATTACGCTATTTACTGAATTTGGGTTTATCAATGATATCGGGATTACAATCTATCGTGTGCTTGCCGGCTTTTTAATTGCGGTGATTATTGGGCTTCCGCTTGGCATATTAATGGGAACATTTAAAGTGGTTGAGGCCTTTTTTGAACCTGTCATTTCATCTGTACGGTACATGCCGGCATCTGCGTTTATCCCGCTTTTCATCTTGTGGATTGGTGTAGGCGAGATGGAGAAAATTACAATCATATTTGTTGGAACGTTCTTTTCGCTTGTTCTTATGACGGCGGTTGAAGTGTCAAATGTTCGCAGAGAGCTCTTAGAAGCGGCCTATACACTTGGGACTTCTACCTTTGGAGTATTGCGTTCTGTCATTCTTCCGGCAGCTATTCCCGGTATTATGGAAACAATCAGGCTAATCCTTGGCTGGGCATGGTCATATATTATTGTCGCAGAACTTGTCGCTTCAGCATCAGGGATCGGAAGCCTAATTCTGGAATCCCAGCGAATGTTGAAAACGGGTAATATCATTTTTGGAATCTTGACAATTGGAGCGTTAGGTTTGCTCTCAGATTTAATCTTAAAAGTGTCAATTCGAAAACTGTTCCCATGGAATTATGGAAGGTGA
- a CDS encoding FxsA family protein encodes MRYLFILIIAIPAAEIGLLLFSGKTLGVWPTLLLIILTGVVGAYLAKREGLQTIRKARVQLQNGHIPGEALLDGICILVGGILLLLPGFITDIGGFFMLFPPTRRAIKFLMINSLRKKIQRGNIKIIK; translated from the coding sequence GTGCGTTATTTGTTTATCTTGATTATTGCGATTCCTGCGGCAGAGATAGGGTTACTCCTTTTTTCCGGAAAAACGCTCGGAGTTTGGCCGACATTACTACTCATTATATTGACAGGTGTAGTTGGAGCGTATTTAGCAAAAAGAGAAGGCCTGCAAACCATTCGGAAGGCGCGTGTGCAGCTGCAAAACGGTCATATTCCAGGTGAAGCGTTATTAGATGGGATTTGTATATTGGTAGGCGGTATCCTGCTGCTTTTGCCGGGATTTATTACAGACATTGGCGGCTTTTTCATGCTATTTCCGCCAACAAGACGTGCAATTAAATTCCTCATGATTAATTCTTTGCGGAAAAAGATACAACGAGGCAATATAAAAATCATTAAATGA
- a CDS encoding AraC family transcriptional regulator yields the protein MKSKVLIVSEDESLLKKMEHVNELLHSPFSIKKVNSFLDKDIEYDPAEPALAIFFDLDNKTAKEQNALLEGMEYQKYPHVIVMNVHFSHDEIRGFFKNGIFDCLKKPINEEDIYKLFLELIKGGSQSPISTPANQEMEHVKDDVKRSLAYDLIFGNVKHSKKIWDRSQLAGLSTIPNTCMTICIDNYHRLMENKSESWGQTIRKDIIKCVDKYFDHNQVEDMIVIINGPEKVNVLLSLPVLNKIKEFKKLSTIHAEKIKIDIKEGTGYSVTIGVGNYYEDARNLHLSYQESLQALANKFFTGSNAVIHYGDVEPFTNEIDLLQMKEIAVMANQLTIGDFDGVKKSLNSVIRIISSQRNINPNLFKLQTLDLLSTLAHAAINGGAHLKEVLTTQLQYAKELLLLENLEQICQWFYEVVNQLLEHIVSNHNESMLKSVQKALMYINHHFTEEISLESVAKQAHLSPNYFSNIFKKTTGSSFIEYLTHLRIDKAKSMLMDLNCTIYQISEDVGYSNSRYFSRVFKAYMGMTPSEFRNSMLVTNISSRGSTS from the coding sequence TTGAAGTCCAAGGTTTTAATCGTATCTGAAGATGAGTCTCTTTTAAAGAAAATGGAGCATGTAAATGAACTGCTTCATTCTCCCTTTTCTATTAAAAAGGTAAATTCGTTCCTTGATAAGGATATAGAATACGATCCAGCCGAACCGGCTCTTGCAATCTTTTTTGATTTAGATAATAAAACGGCCAAAGAACAAAATGCCCTATTAGAAGGGATGGAGTACCAAAAATACCCCCATGTAATCGTGATGAACGTCCATTTTAGTCATGACGAAATCAGAGGCTTTTTTAAAAATGGTATATTTGACTGTCTAAAAAAACCAATAAATGAAGAGGATATTTACAAGCTTTTCCTGGAATTGATCAAAGGAGGATCGCAGTCTCCAATTTCGACGCCTGCTAACCAAGAGATGGAGCACGTCAAAGACGATGTAAAGAGGAGTTTAGCGTATGATTTAATCTTTGGAAATGTTAAACATTCCAAGAAAATATGGGACCGGAGTCAACTTGCAGGATTATCTACCATACCTAATACATGTATGACCATCTGTATAGATAACTATCACCGATTAATGGAAAATAAGAGTGAGTCATGGGGGCAAACGATTAGAAAGGATATTATAAAGTGTGTCGATAAATATTTTGACCACAACCAAGTGGAGGATATGATCGTCATCATTAATGGGCCAGAAAAGGTAAATGTTCTCTTATCATTACCCGTGCTAAATAAAATAAAAGAGTTTAAGAAATTATCGACCATCCATGCTGAAAAAATAAAGATAGATATTAAGGAAGGTACAGGATATTCGGTAACCATTGGTGTTGGGAACTATTATGAGGATGCTAGAAATCTCCATTTATCCTATCAAGAATCATTGCAGGCGCTTGCTAATAAATTTTTTACGGGGAGCAATGCCGTCATTCACTATGGAGATGTAGAGCCTTTTACGAATGAAATCGATCTTTTACAGATGAAAGAAATCGCTGTTATGGCAAATCAGTTAACGATAGGGGATTTCGACGGAGTAAAGAAAAGTTTAAACAGTGTCATAAGAATTATATCCTCCCAAAGAAATATAAATCCCAACTTATTCAAATTGCAAACCTTAGATCTACTTTCTACACTTGCACATGCCGCCATCAATGGGGGGGCACACCTGAAAGAAGTCCTGACGACCCAATTACAATATGCCAAAGAACTGCTTCTCCTGGAAAACCTGGAGCAGATTTGCCAATGGTTTTATGAAGTGGTCAATCAACTTTTAGAACATATCGTAAGCAATCATAATGAAAGTATGCTAAAGTCGGTCCAAAAGGCATTAATGTATATTAATCATCATTTCACAGAAGAAATCTCCCTGGAAAGCGTAGCAAAGCAAGCGCACTTAAGTCCGAATTACTTTAGCAATATTTTCAAAAAGACAACGGGCTCCTCCTTTATTGAATATCTTACTCATTTGCGGATCGATAAAGCGAAATCGATGCTGATGGATTTAAACTGCACCATTTATCAAATTTCTGAAGACGTCGGCTATAGTAATTCACGCTATTTCAGCAGGGTGTTTAAAGCATATATGGGTATGACCCCAAGTGAGTTTAGGAATTCCATGTTAGTAACAAATATTTCAAGCAGGGGATCAACAAGCTAA
- a CDS encoding ABC transporter substrate-binding protein gives MKKLWIIVLLIVMVVATGCSNNTSGKEESKSGEKLSIAVSTWVGYAPLYIAKEKGIFKKNGINVELVKMESVSDRRSSMAANRIQGFATTVDSHVVTAASDLPVVQVVALDDSYGGDGIVANKQIKSLKDLVGKTVAVQTDGGASFFWFLYQLNQEGINFKDIKAQNMTAGDAGAAFVANKVDAAVTWEPWLSKAKETTFGSVLTSSDQTPGVIADTIGLRKDFVEKNPKVVKALVKSWYEALDYIQTDKEDAIGIMAKAMGQSNEELEESLNGVRFYDQEKNKEYFGTKENPGKLKELTNLSSKLWVELKLIDKEPNIDELIDYSFVQ, from the coding sequence ATGAAAAAACTTTGGATAATCGTTTTGCTTATTGTTATGGTAGTAGCGACTGGATGTTCAAATAACACATCGGGAAAAGAAGAGAGTAAATCCGGTGAGAAGTTATCTATAGCCGTCTCCACATGGGTAGGGTATGCCCCACTTTATATTGCTAAAGAAAAGGGGATTTTCAAAAAGAATGGTATCAATGTTGAATTGGTAAAGATGGAAAGCGTCTCTGACAGAAGAAGCTCAATGGCCGCAAATCGTATTCAAGGTTTTGCTACCACTGTAGATTCCCATGTTGTTACCGCAGCAAGTGACCTCCCAGTCGTACAGGTAGTAGCACTGGACGATTCTTATGGCGGGGATGGAATTGTAGCAAACAAACAGATTAAAAGTTTGAAAGATCTTGTTGGAAAAACGGTAGCTGTACAAACGGACGGAGGAGCAAGCTTCTTTTGGTTCCTTTATCAATTAAATCAAGAGGGAATCAACTTTAAGGATATTAAGGCGCAAAACATGACAGCTGGTGATGCGGGGGCAGCATTCGTAGCAAATAAGGTAGATGCCGCTGTTACATGGGAACCGTGGCTAAGTAAAGCAAAGGAGACTACTTTTGGAAGCGTTCTCACATCAAGTGACCAAACTCCAGGCGTTATTGCTGATACTATTGGGCTGAGAAAGGACTTTGTTGAGAAAAATCCAAAAGTGGTAAAGGCGTTAGTGAAATCCTGGTACGAAGCATTAGACTACATTCAAACGGATAAGGAAGATGCAATCGGGATCATGGCAAAGGCGATGGGGCAATCGAATGAAGAGCTTGAGGAATCATTAAATGGTGTTCGTTTCTATGACCAGGAAAAAAATAAAGAATATTTCGGTACGAAAGAAAATCCAGGGAAATTGAAAGAGCTTACAAATTTAAGTTCTAAATTATGGGTGGAGCTAAAGTTAATCGATAAAGAGCCAAATATCGATGAACTTATTGATTATTCATTTGTTCAATAA
- a CDS encoding LysR family transcriptional regulator: protein MDIRQLRYFVVIAEESQLTRAAQRLHMAQPPLSRQLKLLEQELGVTLFERNGRNMNLTEAGKSLYRRAESILNQLEETITEVKDTGEGLRGLLTIGTNISCLPFLSKKIYQFRERYPQVIFKIWEESPSKLIEQLENRTIELAILRSPFKRDIFSIIRLPKEPLVLVMPPIWELPDSKTNIHLSELKEMPLLLLHNGKEERSYHQMVIDECSRIGIDLNIVCECPDAATLLMLVFAGIGATILPKSLITYIPTKFIRVMEISDYPFYTESSVIWLKDRPLSKTASRFIETLDI, encoded by the coding sequence ATGGATATCAGGCAACTTCGCTACTTTGTCGTCATCGCTGAAGAAAGTCAGCTTACTCGTGCAGCCCAGCGACTCCATATGGCACAGCCCCCCCTGAGCAGGCAACTAAAATTATTAGAACAAGAGCTGGGTGTTACCTTGTTCGAAAGAAACGGCCGAAATATGAACCTGACTGAGGCGGGAAAATCGTTATATAGAAGAGCTGAGAGCATTCTGAATCAACTGGAAGAAACGATCACAGAGGTAAAGGACACCGGAGAGGGCTTACGGGGTTTGTTAACTATTGGGACAAACATTTCTTGTTTGCCATTTCTCTCTAAAAAAATATATCAATTCAGGGAAAGGTATCCGCAAGTTATTTTTAAGATTTGGGAGGAAAGCCCTTCGAAATTAATTGAACAATTGGAAAATAGAACGATTGAACTCGCTATATTACGTTCTCCCTTCAAAAGAGATATTTTTTCAATTATTCGTTTACCAAAGGAACCATTGGTTCTCGTCATGCCTCCAATATGGGAGCTGCCTGATTCAAAGACAAACATTCACTTAAGTGAATTAAAGGAAATGCCCCTTTTACTTTTACATAATGGTAAAGAAGAGAGAAGCTATCATCAAATGGTAATTGATGAATGCAGCCGAATTGGCATCGATTTAAATATTGTTTGTGAATGCCCTGATGCCGCTACACTTCTCATGCTTGTTTTTGCGGGAATTGGAGCCACGATCCTGCCAAAGAGTCTAATAACCTATATTCCAACTAAATTCATAAGAGTGATGGAGATCTCAGATTACCCATTCTACACTGAATCCTCCGTAATTTGGTTAAAGGATCGGCCGCTTTCAAAGACTGCCAGCCGGTTCATCGAAACCTTAGATATATAA
- a CDS encoding C-terminal binding protein, producing MKDGRHLVWILDDEWIDHQMEKGIYQQEGFEVKVTRSETFEEDLPLYAPYADGVVAQVGFPCKADLIDKLQSCKVIAISGVGFNHVDLEAATNRGIIVSNVPDYCSEEVSDHTITLMLAVTRRITAYNQKVKEGKWDPLDTLPIRRFRNNTVGLLGFGRIARIVAAKLKSFGVRLLAYDEYVSAETFDSYGVESVSLNELLQQSTILSLHVPLTSETENLLNYERLKMLPKGAFIINTCRGGVINEVDLKKAINEGHIAGVGLDVLAKEPPELDHPLLTMEEVFVTPHSSYVSEESLTELKRRTCQIIIDGAKGIPLTYSLNQVKVKL from the coding sequence GTGAAGGATGGAAGGCATTTAGTTTGGATCTTAGACGATGAATGGATTGATCATCAAATGGAAAAGGGAATCTATCAACAAGAGGGCTTTGAAGTAAAAGTAACACGCTCGGAGACGTTTGAGGAAGACCTCCCACTCTATGCGCCCTATGCGGACGGGGTAGTTGCTCAAGTTGGATTCCCATGTAAGGCTGATCTTATTGATAAACTGCAATCATGCAAGGTTATAGCCATTTCAGGGGTGGGCTTTAATCATGTTGATTTGGAGGCAGCCACTAACCGGGGAATTATTGTCTCAAATGTACCCGATTATTGTTCGGAAGAGGTTTCAGATCATACGATTACACTAATGCTGGCGGTCACTCGCCGCATCACTGCCTATAACCAAAAAGTGAAAGAGGGAAAATGGGATCCACTCGATACACTGCCCATTCGCCGGTTCAGGAATAACACCGTAGGATTGCTGGGCTTTGGCCGGATTGCCCGGATAGTAGCAGCAAAGCTTAAATCATTTGGTGTCCGCCTATTAGCCTATGATGAGTATGTTTCTGCAGAAACCTTCGATTCTTATGGGGTAGAGTCCGTATCGTTAAACGAATTGCTGCAGCAATCTACCATTCTAAGTTTACATGTACCACTTACATCGGAAACAGAAAACCTTCTAAACTATGAACGCCTCAAAATGCTGCCTAAAGGAGCGTTCATTATTAACACATGCCGCGGTGGTGTAATAAACGAGGTTGATTTAAAGAAGGCAATTAATGAAGGGCATATAGCAGGGGTAGGGCTCGATGTGCTGGCAAAGGAACCACCTGAACTGGACCATCCGCTCCTGACAATGGAAGAGGTTTTCGTTACACCGCATTCCTCCTACGTCTCAGAGGAATCCCTAACAGAGTTAAAGCGCAGGACCTGTCAGATTATTATCGACGGAGCCAAGGGAATACCACTTACCTATTCTTTAAATCAGGTTAAGGTGAAACTTTAA